The Sphingosinithalassobacter sp. CS137 genome includes a region encoding these proteins:
- a CDS encoding SRPBCC family protein, translating to MPIRILLPLALLTAAAPAAAEVVEVTDTGFVSRHRIAVAAPPEAVWNTLIQPALWWQGAHTYSGDAANLSLALAPGGCWCERWAGGGVEHMRVVQYLPGGALRLSGGLGPLQGAGVSAALTFTLEPDGQTTVLTATYVVGGFVPQGIAAFATPVDGVLASAFANLAATAERAAEAAE from the coding sequence ATGCCGATTCGCATCCTGTTGCCGCTGGCACTGCTGACTGCTGCCGCGCCCGCGGCCGCGGAGGTGGTCGAAGTGACCGATACCGGCTTTGTCTCGCGCCATCGGATCGCGGTCGCCGCCCCTCCGGAAGCCGTCTGGAACACGCTGATCCAGCCTGCGCTCTGGTGGCAGGGCGCGCACACCTATTCGGGCGATGCCGCCAATCTGTCGCTGGCGCTCGCGCCGGGTGGCTGCTGGTGCGAGCGCTGGGCCGGCGGCGGCGTGGAGCATATGCGCGTCGTCCAGTATCTGCCCGGCGGCGCGCTGCGCCTGTCTGGCGGGCTAGGGCCGCTCCAGGGAGCGGGCGTTTCGGCGGCACTGACCTTCACATTGGAGCCGGACGGACAAACCACCGTGCTGACCGCCACTTACGTCGTCGGCGGCTTCGTTCCGCAGGGAATCGCCGCTTTCGCGACCCCGGTCGACGGCGTGCTGGCGAGCGCCTTCGCGAACCTCGCCGCCACTGCCGAGCGCGCGGCGGAAGCGGCGGAGTAG
- a CDS encoding polysaccharide deacetylase family protein: protein MSPKRAILSLAAASGLAALARRASRRHLRILCYHGLWVLPGEPFGECLFITPEQFDARMARLRRAGVPLLGLGEAVRRLAKGDLPPRATVVTIDDGWASTHSHMLPILERHEVPATLYSTTWYSERDLPVVNVAVAWMLAAAGRPPTDCAQEIARIEGLPEEQRLAALRALGATLGLDEAWLETCQFHLMRPDELADAQRRGLDIQLHTHRHINVTSQIGRLGEEIDANRASLEAMLDGPILEHFCYPSGTWHPDAAAILAAKGVRSATLVTEGLNAPDADAYALRRLLDGRHVGDVEFDAYLSGTLHYLSELRGLAGAVRGLRRTERPVGRAPAGYIG, encoded by the coding sequence GTGTCACCGAAACGAGCGATCCTTTCGCTTGCTGCGGCCAGCGGCCTGGCGGCCCTCGCACGGCGGGCGAGCCGGCGGCATCTGCGGATCCTCTGCTACCACGGACTTTGGGTACTTCCGGGAGAACCGTTCGGCGAATGCCTCTTCATCACGCCCGAGCAGTTCGACGCGCGGATGGCGCGGCTGCGGCGTGCGGGCGTGCCGCTGCTGGGGCTCGGCGAGGCCGTGCGGCGGCTCGCGAAAGGTGATTTGCCGCCCCGGGCGACGGTGGTGACGATCGACGATGGTTGGGCTTCGACTCATTCGCACATGCTGCCGATCCTCGAGCGCCACGAAGTTCCGGCGACGCTCTATTCGACCACCTGGTACTCCGAACGCGACTTGCCGGTGGTGAACGTCGCGGTCGCGTGGATGCTCGCCGCGGCGGGGCGACCGCCGACGGACTGCGCGCAGGAGATCGCCCGGATCGAAGGCTTGCCCGAGGAGCAGCGTCTCGCTGCGTTGCGGGCGCTCGGGGCCACCCTCGGCCTCGACGAAGCCTGGCTCGAGACGTGCCAGTTCCATCTGATGCGGCCCGACGAACTGGCAGACGCCCAGCGCCGCGGGCTCGACATTCAGCTGCACACCCATCGCCACATCAATGTGACGAGCCAGATCGGCCGGCTCGGTGAAGAGATCGACGCGAACCGCGCCAGCCTCGAAGCCATGCTCGACGGGCCCATCCTCGAGCATTTCTGCTACCCGAGCGGCACCTGGCACCCCGATGCGGCGGCGATCCTCGCCGCGAAGGGCGTGCGATCGGCTACGCTCGTGACCGAGGGGCTGAACGCCCCGGACGCGGACGCCTATGCGCTCCGGCGCCTGCTCGATGGGCGCCATGTCGGCGATGTCGAGTTCGACGCCTATCTCTCCGGCACGCTGCACTATCTCTCGGAACTGCGCGGACTCGCGGGTGCGGTGCGCGGCCTCCGGCGCACGGAACGACCGGTCGGGCGTGCTCCGGCGGGCTACATCGGATAG